The following coding sequences are from one Coffea arabica cultivar ET-39 chromosome 11e, Coffea Arabica ET-39 HiFi, whole genome shotgun sequence window:
- the LOC113705070 gene encoding protein ACCUMULATION AND REPLICATION OF CHLOROPLASTS 3, chloroplastic isoform X2 produces the protein MAFHIPKSIPSSPTPCTFPHPSFLPHNLHYSHYYYRTRFTPISCRKLLRPQLHISNSSKSANSISDEDSKNNRQDSVEYVEVFGIGSRKDAILDFCLNSPFLSPALRFWNIVVKDSTKVQLQQRLSNQDINPLVEAPAQLRQCSKAVILVASAAYGTEDTVALEILGTTKSENGLVVGIILRPFSFEGQRRQAEVNHLVGKLQEHANFYIVIDTDALLEKDLVTLDEALKTSNDAVLMAINAITILIAEKNLKLQEVARNDAKEVKVQELQRIFEACREAKIGFGNGFNIKTSVLRAVFDCPFLGVGVKDSSGTIICILASSGVISNNDAGAIFQSVRLTTECKGEIIMSIVHDSKLESNLIRTTIIAFGCTGHQSTKKMGFLSRLAQQFPFIFNILKNQSPEPQRTTEANLSEPQHFSGVTFSQEHDYMLDKGSLDDTSDASSAYRREVEPSFNSSDRDSSSLRNYNLSHEQVGVEFADSDSFSLANMPDAEGAPTFREELLIRYRLGADDQKTQEWTQELAGDTETTLTVDSVSVFRLPVGVKHLEQAEEYPAHTKHLKRWTREDSRKAQVDTATSVSRDAMGDRGFEATINFNNFSKTRKGNSTNDSNKPGVLSNRAASMLEAERDLPNKKWNPVLQMKYRGGIYHGRIQGGLPEGKGRLSLGDGSIYEGMWRYGKRSGPGTFYFKNGDIYQGSWRDDVMHGKGWFYFRTGDRWFVNFWKGKANGEGRFYSKLGDVFFGHFKDGWRHGHFLCIGIDGTRSREVWEQGVLGSREQLDSDADVA, from the exons ATGGCATTTCACATCCCAAAATCCATCCCTTCTTCACCAACTCCCTGCACATTTCCCCATCCTTCATTCTTGCCTCACAATCTTCATTACTCTCACTATTACTACCGCACCAGATTCACTCCCATTTCCTGCCGCAAGCTCCTCCGACCACAGCTGCATATTTCCAACAGTTCCAAAAGCGCGAACTCCATTTCCGACGAGGATAGTAAGAACAATAGGCAGGATAGTGTTGAATATGTGGAGGTGTTCGGAATCGGGAGTAGGAAGGATGCCATCCTCGATTTTTGCTTGAATTCTCCATTTCTTTCCCCAGCTCTGCGTTTCTG GAATATTGTTGTGAAGGATTCCACAAAGGTTCAATTGCAACAAAGGCTTTCCAACCAAG ATATAAATCCATTAGTGGAGGCTCCAGCCCAATTGCGGCAATGTTCAAAAGCGGTTATACTT GTGGCTAGTGCTGCTTATGGCACTGAGGATACTGTTGCTCTTGAGATTCTTGGGACAACAAAGTCTGAGAATGGTTTAGttgttggcattattttgagaccTTTCAGCTTTGAAGGACAGAGACGCCAAGCGGAG GTGAATCATTTGGTGGGCAAACTTCAAGAGCATGCAAACTTTTACATTG TGATTGACACTGATGCACTTCTAGAAAAGGATTTGGTGACTTTGGATGAAGCTTTAAAGACTTCGAACGACGCGGTTTTAATGGCCATAAATGCCATAACCATTCTCATAGCT GAAAAGAATCTAAAGCTTCAAGAGGTGGCACGTAATGATGCTAAAGAAGTTAaagttcaagaacttcaaagg ATTTTTGAGGCCTGCCGTGAAGCGAAAATTGGATTTGGAAATGGTTTTAATATCAAGACTTCAGTTCTCAGGGCTGTTTTTGACTGCCCCTTCCTTGGTGTAGGCGTAAAG GATTCCAGTGGCACAATCATCTGCATTCTTGCAAGCTCAGGTGTCATCAGTAACAATGATGCTGGTGCCATTTTCCAAAGTGTTCGTCTAACTACTGAGTGCAAGGGGGAAATTATAATGTCTATAGTCCATGACTCCAAACTCGAGTCCAATTTAATTAGAACTACAATAATAGCATTTGG TTGTACTGGACATCAATCCACTAAGAAGATGGGATTTTTATCAAGACTGGCCCAACAGTTTCCTTTCATCTTCAATATCTTGAAGAACCAATCACCAGAACCTCAGAGAACCACTGAAGCCAATTTATCCGAGCCTCAGCATTTTTCTGGAGTGACATTTTCTCAAGAGCATGATTATATGCTAGATAAAGGTTCCCTTGATGATACTTCTGATGCTTCAAGTGCCTACAGAAGAGAAGTTGAACCATCGTTTAATAGTAGTGATAGAGATTCATCTTCTTTAAG GAACTACAATCTCTCTCATGAACAAGTTGGTGTTGAATTTGCTGATTCTGACTCATTTTCTCTTGCAAACATGCCAGATGCTGAAG GAGCGCCTACTTTTAGGGAGGAGCTGCTTATTAGATACCGCCTGGGGGCAGATGATCAGAAGACACAAGAGTGGACCCAAGAGTTGGCTGGAGATACAGAAACCACTCTAACAGTTGATAGTGTCAGCGTCTTCAGACTTCCTGTTGGTGTTAAACATTTGGAACAGGCAGAAGAATATCCAGCACACACTAAGCATCTGAAAAGATGGACAAGGGAGGACAGCAGGAAAGCTCAGGTTGATACTGCTACAAGTGTGTCTCGGGATGCGATGGGTGACAGGGGCTTCGAAGCTACAATAAACTTcaataatttctcaaaaactagaaaaggaaattCGACCAATGATTCCAATAAGCCAGGAGTTCTTTCCAATCGGGCAGCATCAATGCTG GAAGCAGAACGAGATTTACCAAACAAGAAGTGGAATCCTGTACTGCAAATGAAATATAGAGGAGGAATATACCATGGCCGCATCCAAGGAGGACTTCCAGAAGGAAAG GGCCGTCTTTCTCTTGGAGATGGAAGCATATATGAAGGCATGTGGCGTTATGGTAAGAGATCTGGTCCAGGTACATTCTACTTCAAAAATGGTGACATTTACCAAGGATCATGGAGGGATGATGTCATGCATGGAAAG GGTTGGTTCTATTTCCGCACCGGGGACCGATGGTTTGTAAATTTCTGGAAGGGTAAGGCAAATGGGGAAGGGCGATTCTACTCAAAGCTCGGTGATGTGTTCTTTGGTCACTTCAAAGATGGATGGCGACATGGCCACTTTCTTTGTATTGGCATAGATGGAACAAG ATCTCGTGAGGTTTGGGAACAAGGTGTTCTTGGAAGCCGTGAGCAGTTGGATTCTGATGCTGATGTTGCTTAA
- the LOC113705070 gene encoding protein ACCUMULATION AND REPLICATION OF CHLOROPLASTS 3, chloroplastic isoform X3 — translation MAFHIPKSIPSSPTPCTFPHPSFLPHNLHYSHYYYRTRFTPISCRKLLRPQLHISNSSKSANSISDEDSKNNRQDSVEYVEVFGIGSRKDAILDFCLNSPFLSPALRFWNIVVKDSTKVQLQQRLSNQDINPLVEAPAQLRQCSKAVILVASAAYGTEDTVALEILGTTKSENGLVVGIILRPFSFEGQRRQAEVNHLVGKLQEHANFYIEKDLVTLDEALKTSNDAVLMAINAITILIAEKNLKLQEVARNDAKEVKVQELQRIFEACREAKIGFGNGFNIKTSVLRAVFDCPFLGVGVKDSSGTIICILASSGVISNNDAGAIFQSVRLTTECKGEIIMSIVHDSKLESNLIRTTIIAFGCTGHQSTKKMGFLSRLAQQFPFIFNILKNQSPEPQRTTEANLSEPQHFSGVTFSQEHDYMLDKGSLDDTSDASSAYRREVEPSFNSSDRDSSSLSFLSRNYNLSHEQVGVEFADSDSFSLANMPDAEGAPTFREELLIRYRLGADDQKTQEWTQELAGDTETTLTVDSVSVFRLPVGVKHLEQAEEYPAHTKHLKRWTREDSRKAQVDTATSVSRDAMGDRGFEATINFNNFSKTRKGNSTNDSNKPGVLSNRAASMLEAERDLPNKKWNPVLQMKYRGGIYHGRIQGGLPEGKGRLSLGDGSIYEGMWRYGKRSGPGTFYFKNGDIYQGSWRDDVMHGKGWFYFRTGDRWFVNFWKGKANGEGRFYSKLGDVFFGHFKDGWRHGHFLCIGIDGTRSREVWEQGVLGSREQLDSDADVA, via the exons ATGGCATTTCACATCCCAAAATCCATCCCTTCTTCACCAACTCCCTGCACATTTCCCCATCCTTCATTCTTGCCTCACAATCTTCATTACTCTCACTATTACTACCGCACCAGATTCACTCCCATTTCCTGCCGCAAGCTCCTCCGACCACAGCTGCATATTTCCAACAGTTCCAAAAGCGCGAACTCCATTTCCGACGAGGATAGTAAGAACAATAGGCAGGATAGTGTTGAATATGTGGAGGTGTTCGGAATCGGGAGTAGGAAGGATGCCATCCTCGATTTTTGCTTGAATTCTCCATTTCTTTCCCCAGCTCTGCGTTTCTG GAATATTGTTGTGAAGGATTCCACAAAGGTTCAATTGCAACAAAGGCTTTCCAACCAAG ATATAAATCCATTAGTGGAGGCTCCAGCCCAATTGCGGCAATGTTCAAAAGCGGTTATACTT GTGGCTAGTGCTGCTTATGGCACTGAGGATACTGTTGCTCTTGAGATTCTTGGGACAACAAAGTCTGAGAATGGTTTAGttgttggcattattttgagaccTTTCAGCTTTGAAGGACAGAGACGCCAAGCGGAG GTGAATCATTTGGTGGGCAAACTTCAAGAGCATGCAAACTTTTACATTG AAAAGGATTTGGTGACTTTGGATGAAGCTTTAAAGACTTCGAACGACGCGGTTTTAATGGCCATAAATGCCATAACCATTCTCATAGCT GAAAAGAATCTAAAGCTTCAAGAGGTGGCACGTAATGATGCTAAAGAAGTTAaagttcaagaacttcaaagg ATTTTTGAGGCCTGCCGTGAAGCGAAAATTGGATTTGGAAATGGTTTTAATATCAAGACTTCAGTTCTCAGGGCTGTTTTTGACTGCCCCTTCCTTGGTGTAGGCGTAAAG GATTCCAGTGGCACAATCATCTGCATTCTTGCAAGCTCAGGTGTCATCAGTAACAATGATGCTGGTGCCATTTTCCAAAGTGTTCGTCTAACTACTGAGTGCAAGGGGGAAATTATAATGTCTATAGTCCATGACTCCAAACTCGAGTCCAATTTAATTAGAACTACAATAATAGCATTTGG TTGTACTGGACATCAATCCACTAAGAAGATGGGATTTTTATCAAGACTGGCCCAACAGTTTCCTTTCATCTTCAATATCTTGAAGAACCAATCACCAGAACCTCAGAGAACCACTGAAGCCAATTTATCCGAGCCTCAGCATTTTTCTGGAGTGACATTTTCTCAAGAGCATGATTATATGCTAGATAAAGGTTCCCTTGATGATACTTCTGATGCTTCAAGTGCCTACAGAAGAGAAGTTGAACCATCGTTTAATAGTAGTGATAGAGATTCATCTTCTTTAAG TTTTCTTTCCAGGAACTACAATCTCTCTCATGAACAAGTTGGTGTTGAATTTGCTGATTCTGACTCATTTTCTCTTGCAAACATGCCAGATGCTGAAG GAGCGCCTACTTTTAGGGAGGAGCTGCTTATTAGATACCGCCTGGGGGCAGATGATCAGAAGACACAAGAGTGGACCCAAGAGTTGGCTGGAGATACAGAAACCACTCTAACAGTTGATAGTGTCAGCGTCTTCAGACTTCCTGTTGGTGTTAAACATTTGGAACAGGCAGAAGAATATCCAGCACACACTAAGCATCTGAAAAGATGGACAAGGGAGGACAGCAGGAAAGCTCAGGTTGATACTGCTACAAGTGTGTCTCGGGATGCGATGGGTGACAGGGGCTTCGAAGCTACAATAAACTTcaataatttctcaaaaactagaaaaggaaattCGACCAATGATTCCAATAAGCCAGGAGTTCTTTCCAATCGGGCAGCATCAATGCTG GAAGCAGAACGAGATTTACCAAACAAGAAGTGGAATCCTGTACTGCAAATGAAATATAGAGGAGGAATATACCATGGCCGCATCCAAGGAGGACTTCCAGAAGGAAAG GGCCGTCTTTCTCTTGGAGATGGAAGCATATATGAAGGCATGTGGCGTTATGGTAAGAGATCTGGTCCAGGTACATTCTACTTCAAAAATGGTGACATTTACCAAGGATCATGGAGGGATGATGTCATGCATGGAAAG GGTTGGTTCTATTTCCGCACCGGGGACCGATGGTTTGTAAATTTCTGGAAGGGTAAGGCAAATGGGGAAGGGCGATTCTACTCAAAGCTCGGTGATGTGTTCTTTGGTCACTTCAAAGATGGATGGCGACATGGCCACTTTCTTTGTATTGGCATAGATGGAACAAG ATCTCGTGAGGTTTGGGAACAAGGTGTTCTTGGAAGCCGTGAGCAGTTGGATTCTGATGCTGATGTTGCTTAA
- the LOC113705070 gene encoding protein ACCUMULATION AND REPLICATION OF CHLOROPLASTS 3, chloroplastic isoform X1: protein MAFHIPKSIPSSPTPCTFPHPSFLPHNLHYSHYYYRTRFTPISCRKLLRPQLHISNSSKSANSISDEDSKNNRQDSVEYVEVFGIGSRKDAILDFCLNSPFLSPALRFWNIVVKDSTKVQLQQRLSNQDINPLVEAPAQLRQCSKAVILVASAAYGTEDTVALEILGTTKSENGLVVGIILRPFSFEGQRRQAEVNHLVGKLQEHANFYIVIDTDALLEKDLVTLDEALKTSNDAVLMAINAITILIAEKNLKLQEVARNDAKEVKVQELQRIFEACREAKIGFGNGFNIKTSVLRAVFDCPFLGVGVKDSSGTIICILASSGVISNNDAGAIFQSVRLTTECKGEIIMSIVHDSKLESNLIRTTIIAFGCTGHQSTKKMGFLSRLAQQFPFIFNILKNQSPEPQRTTEANLSEPQHFSGVTFSQEHDYMLDKGSLDDTSDASSAYRREVEPSFNSSDRDSSSLSFLSRNYNLSHEQVGVEFADSDSFSLANMPDAEGAPTFREELLIRYRLGADDQKTQEWTQELAGDTETTLTVDSVSVFRLPVGVKHLEQAEEYPAHTKHLKRWTREDSRKAQVDTATSVSRDAMGDRGFEATINFNNFSKTRKGNSTNDSNKPGVLSNRAASMLEAERDLPNKKWNPVLQMKYRGGIYHGRIQGGLPEGKGRLSLGDGSIYEGMWRYGKRSGPGTFYFKNGDIYQGSWRDDVMHGKGWFYFRTGDRWFVNFWKGKANGEGRFYSKLGDVFFGHFKDGWRHGHFLCIGIDGTRSREVWEQGVLGSREQLDSDADVA, encoded by the exons ATGGCATTTCACATCCCAAAATCCATCCCTTCTTCACCAACTCCCTGCACATTTCCCCATCCTTCATTCTTGCCTCACAATCTTCATTACTCTCACTATTACTACCGCACCAGATTCACTCCCATTTCCTGCCGCAAGCTCCTCCGACCACAGCTGCATATTTCCAACAGTTCCAAAAGCGCGAACTCCATTTCCGACGAGGATAGTAAGAACAATAGGCAGGATAGTGTTGAATATGTGGAGGTGTTCGGAATCGGGAGTAGGAAGGATGCCATCCTCGATTTTTGCTTGAATTCTCCATTTCTTTCCCCAGCTCTGCGTTTCTG GAATATTGTTGTGAAGGATTCCACAAAGGTTCAATTGCAACAAAGGCTTTCCAACCAAG ATATAAATCCATTAGTGGAGGCTCCAGCCCAATTGCGGCAATGTTCAAAAGCGGTTATACTT GTGGCTAGTGCTGCTTATGGCACTGAGGATACTGTTGCTCTTGAGATTCTTGGGACAACAAAGTCTGAGAATGGTTTAGttgttggcattattttgagaccTTTCAGCTTTGAAGGACAGAGACGCCAAGCGGAG GTGAATCATTTGGTGGGCAAACTTCAAGAGCATGCAAACTTTTACATTG TGATTGACACTGATGCACTTCTAGAAAAGGATTTGGTGACTTTGGATGAAGCTTTAAAGACTTCGAACGACGCGGTTTTAATGGCCATAAATGCCATAACCATTCTCATAGCT GAAAAGAATCTAAAGCTTCAAGAGGTGGCACGTAATGATGCTAAAGAAGTTAaagttcaagaacttcaaagg ATTTTTGAGGCCTGCCGTGAAGCGAAAATTGGATTTGGAAATGGTTTTAATATCAAGACTTCAGTTCTCAGGGCTGTTTTTGACTGCCCCTTCCTTGGTGTAGGCGTAAAG GATTCCAGTGGCACAATCATCTGCATTCTTGCAAGCTCAGGTGTCATCAGTAACAATGATGCTGGTGCCATTTTCCAAAGTGTTCGTCTAACTACTGAGTGCAAGGGGGAAATTATAATGTCTATAGTCCATGACTCCAAACTCGAGTCCAATTTAATTAGAACTACAATAATAGCATTTGG TTGTACTGGACATCAATCCACTAAGAAGATGGGATTTTTATCAAGACTGGCCCAACAGTTTCCTTTCATCTTCAATATCTTGAAGAACCAATCACCAGAACCTCAGAGAACCACTGAAGCCAATTTATCCGAGCCTCAGCATTTTTCTGGAGTGACATTTTCTCAAGAGCATGATTATATGCTAGATAAAGGTTCCCTTGATGATACTTCTGATGCTTCAAGTGCCTACAGAAGAGAAGTTGAACCATCGTTTAATAGTAGTGATAGAGATTCATCTTCTTTAAG TTTTCTTTCCAGGAACTACAATCTCTCTCATGAACAAGTTGGTGTTGAATTTGCTGATTCTGACTCATTTTCTCTTGCAAACATGCCAGATGCTGAAG GAGCGCCTACTTTTAGGGAGGAGCTGCTTATTAGATACCGCCTGGGGGCAGATGATCAGAAGACACAAGAGTGGACCCAAGAGTTGGCTGGAGATACAGAAACCACTCTAACAGTTGATAGTGTCAGCGTCTTCAGACTTCCTGTTGGTGTTAAACATTTGGAACAGGCAGAAGAATATCCAGCACACACTAAGCATCTGAAAAGATGGACAAGGGAGGACAGCAGGAAAGCTCAGGTTGATACTGCTACAAGTGTGTCTCGGGATGCGATGGGTGACAGGGGCTTCGAAGCTACAATAAACTTcaataatttctcaaaaactagaaaaggaaattCGACCAATGATTCCAATAAGCCAGGAGTTCTTTCCAATCGGGCAGCATCAATGCTG GAAGCAGAACGAGATTTACCAAACAAGAAGTGGAATCCTGTACTGCAAATGAAATATAGAGGAGGAATATACCATGGCCGCATCCAAGGAGGACTTCCAGAAGGAAAG GGCCGTCTTTCTCTTGGAGATGGAAGCATATATGAAGGCATGTGGCGTTATGGTAAGAGATCTGGTCCAGGTACATTCTACTTCAAAAATGGTGACATTTACCAAGGATCATGGAGGGATGATGTCATGCATGGAAAG GGTTGGTTCTATTTCCGCACCGGGGACCGATGGTTTGTAAATTTCTGGAAGGGTAAGGCAAATGGGGAAGGGCGATTCTACTCAAAGCTCGGTGATGTGTTCTTTGGTCACTTCAAAGATGGATGGCGACATGGCCACTTTCTTTGTATTGGCATAGATGGAACAAG ATCTCGTGAGGTTTGGGAACAAGGTGTTCTTGGAAGCCGTGAGCAGTTGGATTCTGATGCTGATGTTGCTTAA
- the LOC113705070 gene encoding protein ACCUMULATION AND REPLICATION OF CHLOROPLASTS 3, chloroplastic isoform X5, with the protein MGSSYACGFLLNEDINPLVEAPAQLRQCSKAVILVASAAYGTEDTVALEILGTTKSENGLVVGIILRPFSFEGQRRQAEVNHLVGKLQEHANFYIVIDTDALLEKDLVTLDEALKTSNDAVLMAINAITILIAEKNLKLQEVARNDAKEVKVQELQRIFEACREAKIGFGNGFNIKTSVLRAVFDCPFLGVGVKDSSGTIICILASSGVISNNDAGAIFQSVRLTTECKGEIIMSIVHDSKLESNLIRTTIIAFGCTGHQSTKKMGFLSRLAQQFPFIFNILKNQSPEPQRTTEANLSEPQHFSGVTFSQEHDYMLDKGSLDDTSDASSAYRREVEPSFNSSDRDSSSLSFLSRNYNLSHEQVGVEFADSDSFSLANMPDAEGAPTFREELLIRYRLGADDQKTQEWTQELAGDTETTLTVDSVSVFRLPVGVKHLEQAEEYPAHTKHLKRWTREDSRKAQVDTATSVSRDAMGDRGFEATINFNNFSKTRKGNSTNDSNKPGVLSNRAASMLEAERDLPNKKWNPVLQMKYRGGIYHGRIQGGLPEGKGRLSLGDGSIYEGMWRYGKRSGPGTFYFKNGDIYQGSWRDDVMHGKGWFYFRTGDRWFVNFWKGKANGEGRFYSKLGDVFFGHFKDGWRHGHFLCIGIDGTRSREVWEQGVLGSREQLDSDADVA; encoded by the exons ATGGGATCATCATATGCATGTGGATTTCTCCTTAATGAAG ATATAAATCCATTAGTGGAGGCTCCAGCCCAATTGCGGCAATGTTCAAAAGCGGTTATACTT GTGGCTAGTGCTGCTTATGGCACTGAGGATACTGTTGCTCTTGAGATTCTTGGGACAACAAAGTCTGAGAATGGTTTAGttgttggcattattttgagaccTTTCAGCTTTGAAGGACAGAGACGCCAAGCGGAG GTGAATCATTTGGTGGGCAAACTTCAAGAGCATGCAAACTTTTACATTG TGATTGACACTGATGCACTTCTAGAAAAGGATTTGGTGACTTTGGATGAAGCTTTAAAGACTTCGAACGACGCGGTTTTAATGGCCATAAATGCCATAACCATTCTCATAGCT GAAAAGAATCTAAAGCTTCAAGAGGTGGCACGTAATGATGCTAAAGAAGTTAaagttcaagaacttcaaagg ATTTTTGAGGCCTGCCGTGAAGCGAAAATTGGATTTGGAAATGGTTTTAATATCAAGACTTCAGTTCTCAGGGCTGTTTTTGACTGCCCCTTCCTTGGTGTAGGCGTAAAG GATTCCAGTGGCACAATCATCTGCATTCTTGCAAGCTCAGGTGTCATCAGTAACAATGATGCTGGTGCCATTTTCCAAAGTGTTCGTCTAACTACTGAGTGCAAGGGGGAAATTATAATGTCTATAGTCCATGACTCCAAACTCGAGTCCAATTTAATTAGAACTACAATAATAGCATTTGG TTGTACTGGACATCAATCCACTAAGAAGATGGGATTTTTATCAAGACTGGCCCAACAGTTTCCTTTCATCTTCAATATCTTGAAGAACCAATCACCAGAACCTCAGAGAACCACTGAAGCCAATTTATCCGAGCCTCAGCATTTTTCTGGAGTGACATTTTCTCAAGAGCATGATTATATGCTAGATAAAGGTTCCCTTGATGATACTTCTGATGCTTCAAGTGCCTACAGAAGAGAAGTTGAACCATCGTTTAATAGTAGTGATAGAGATTCATCTTCTTTAAG TTTTCTTTCCAGGAACTACAATCTCTCTCATGAACAAGTTGGTGTTGAATTTGCTGATTCTGACTCATTTTCTCTTGCAAACATGCCAGATGCTGAAG GAGCGCCTACTTTTAGGGAGGAGCTGCTTATTAGATACCGCCTGGGGGCAGATGATCAGAAGACACAAGAGTGGACCCAAGAGTTGGCTGGAGATACAGAAACCACTCTAACAGTTGATAGTGTCAGCGTCTTCAGACTTCCTGTTGGTGTTAAACATTTGGAACAGGCAGAAGAATATCCAGCACACACTAAGCATCTGAAAAGATGGACAAGGGAGGACAGCAGGAAAGCTCAGGTTGATACTGCTACAAGTGTGTCTCGGGATGCGATGGGTGACAGGGGCTTCGAAGCTACAATAAACTTcaataatttctcaaaaactagaaaaggaaattCGACCAATGATTCCAATAAGCCAGGAGTTCTTTCCAATCGGGCAGCATCAATGCTG GAAGCAGAACGAGATTTACCAAACAAGAAGTGGAATCCTGTACTGCAAATGAAATATAGAGGAGGAATATACCATGGCCGCATCCAAGGAGGACTTCCAGAAGGAAAG GGCCGTCTTTCTCTTGGAGATGGAAGCATATATGAAGGCATGTGGCGTTATGGTAAGAGATCTGGTCCAGGTACATTCTACTTCAAAAATGGTGACATTTACCAAGGATCATGGAGGGATGATGTCATGCATGGAAAG GGTTGGTTCTATTTCCGCACCGGGGACCGATGGTTTGTAAATTTCTGGAAGGGTAAGGCAAATGGGGAAGGGCGATTCTACTCAAAGCTCGGTGATGTGTTCTTTGGTCACTTCAAAGATGGATGGCGACATGGCCACTTTCTTTGTATTGGCATAGATGGAACAAG ATCTCGTGAGGTTTGGGAACAAGGTGTTCTTGGAAGCCGTGAGCAGTTGGATTCTGATGCTGATGTTGCTTAA